The genomic interval TTCAAGAGAGTAGGGGGCCTCAAGGACGTGCACGTCAATGTGCGGGTGATCGCCGCCACGAACAAGGACCTCGAAAGCTCGGTCAAGGACGGCTCGTTCAGGGCCGATCTCTATTACCGCCTCAAGGTGATTCCTATCGTCATCCCCCCGATGAGAGAGAGGAAGGAGGACATCATGCCGCTCGTGCTCCACCTCATCGGGCAGTTCAACAAGGAGTTCAAGAAGGCGATCAAGGGCGTCTCGCCCGAGGCCGAGCGGATACTGGTGGCCTATCCCTGGCCCGGCAATATCAGGGAGCTCAAGAACGCCATCGAGCGCATCTGTATTCTTGAAGACGCCGAGATCATCTATCCCGAGCATATTCCCCTCGAAATCAGGGAATATATCGCAGAAGAGATCGAGGACGGCGAGAGAGCGGTGGTCAACCTGCCCCCCCAGGGGGTCTCCCTCAGCACCGTCGAAAAGCGCCTGGTGATGCAGGCGCTCGCCATGGTCGACAACAACCAGACGAGAGCGGCCCGGCTGCTGGGCGTGACCAGGGATGTCCTCCGCTATAAAATGCAGAAGTTCGGACTGCTTAAAAAGTGAGGGCGTGCTTCAGCGTGAGAGGCGCCCCTTGCGCGATCGGATGACTAACCGGCGGCATATCTGGTAGTATTGAGCTGTCGGAGCTCTGTTGAGACAGGGACTGTCGGGAGATTTTCGTGGAGCATCGGAACGTAGTGCTGGCCATAATAGATGCAGTGATTCTCAGCGTTGTGGTCTTTCTGCTGGGGATGGCGGTCGTGTTCGCGCCGGAGGGAGGCCGGGCTGCCGTCGTCTCGAAAGAGTGCGGTGATTGCCATGTCCTCTATCCGGGGATGATGAAGGCGGAAGAGGGAAAAGCGCAGAATATCATCTGCGTAAACTGCCATGCGAGCAATAACGCCGATACCGTGAAGGTCCTGGGCGGTGTCAAGGTGCCGGTGGTGCGCAACACCGTCGAGCCGCGGATGCCGCTTGCCGGTGGCAACTTCTACCATATCGCTGCGCTGGGTGACCGGCGCGGGCACAATGTGGACGGCATCAGCCCCCGCGACGAAAAGTTCGGCGGTCTCCCTCCCGGCTACAACCGTTCCCTCGACCCCTCGCTCATAGGCTTCGTCGACAGCAAGCCGCTGACCTGCGCAGGCGCGAACGGCTGCCACGGCGACCGGAGCAAGGACAATCCGTTCGAGGCTATCAGGGGCGCTCACCATGCAAAGGACGCCCCTCTGGACGGCAGCTCGACCGCGAAGAGTTTCCGCTATCTTAAAATCACCGGAAAGCTGAAGGGGGTCACCGGCCTGGAGGACAAGGATTGGCTGAATGTCTCCTCCACAAAGCATAACGAGTATGCGCCCTCGATGAGCCTGTTGTGCGCGGGGTGCCATGGAGACTTCCACAGCAGGGAGGCTGTCGGGCCGGCCAGCCCCTGGTTCAGGCATCCCACCGATGTCGTGCTGCCGAAGCGGGGCGAGTATGGCAGTTATAAGATGTACAGCCCCT from Nitrospirota bacterium carries:
- a CDS encoding cytochrome c3 family protein, whose product is MEHRNVVLAIIDAVILSVVVFLLGMAVVFAPEGGRAAVVSKECGDCHVLYPGMMKAEEGKAQNIICVNCHASNNADTVKVLGGVKVPVVRNTVEPRMPLAGGNFYHIAALGDRRGHNVDGISPRDEKFGGLPPGYNRSLDPSLIGFVDSKPLTCAGANGCHGDRSKDNPFEAIRGAHHAKDAPLDGSSTAKSFRYLKITGKLKGVTGLEDKDWLNVSSTKHNEYAPSMSLLCAGCHGDFHSREAVGPASPWFRHPTDVVLPKRGEYGSYKMYSPSAPVARTSLPEAVSGQVSAGDDVVMCLSCHFAHAGPHESLLRWDYDAVVSGEATPEGGGGCFICHAGKL